A region of Candidatus Omnitrophota bacterium DNA encodes the following proteins:
- a CDS encoding fucose isomerase, with product MRTTPIGIAMLNDEREHVYTQNNKENMAVVQTWADFIQKSVKNVDSSAPAVVLGSEIIVGTRSAQKVGEELSRANCKQVIMLYNVWNFPFLCWPFINSLGDVPILSLSNNNGQYPGNVGLLATDGALRQAGKRTHRIVGDLKDKETQRRVLAWIRASQAATTIQNEVFGCYGGHSMGMETGFAHLTPTLKSLGCTVRQIDQLWLVKEAEKVDKKEIEKGRLWFEKLLGKRLKYDGRMLTPETLERQIGLYLAMQHVNEDKGFDFCGLKGQRELTEHYCLGDVPEMLMNDPYDWRGPKESVVCSTEADAYAAITMQLMKYITGGMPALFMDVRLYHPKLDLWDWCNSGNHSSWFAAQSMKPEENFKTITFHPALEFYFKAGGASVEFDAAPGPMTFARLGLWDEKPYMVIVRGESKKLPAAERKKLNDMTNPTWPHVHAQLECDFEEFLSVFPCNHVLGAAGDIVQPLVYLCEIRGIKPIVLGKTKDGFYPPIWELMR from the coding sequence ATGCGGACAACCCCTATCGGAATCGCGATGCTCAATGACGAGCGCGAACATGTTTACACGCAAAACAACAAAGAGAATATGGCCGTCGTGCAAACGTGGGCCGATTTTATCCAAAAGAGCGTTAAGAATGTGGACAGCTCCGCTCCCGCCGTCGTCTTGGGCAGCGAGATCATCGTCGGAACGCGCTCAGCGCAGAAAGTAGGGGAAGAACTGTCGCGGGCGAACTGCAAACAAGTCATCATGCTTTACAACGTTTGGAACTTCCCTTTCCTGTGCTGGCCCTTTATCAATAGCCTCGGCGATGTTCCCATTCTTAGCTTATCGAATAACAATGGACAATATCCCGGAAACGTAGGGCTGCTCGCCACCGATGGCGCCTTGCGCCAGGCCGGGAAGCGCACCCACCGCATCGTCGGCGATTTGAAGGATAAGGAGACGCAGCGGCGCGTACTCGCCTGGATTCGCGCCAGCCAGGCGGCGACGACGATCCAAAACGAAGTCTTCGGCTGCTATGGCGGCCATTCGATGGGCATGGAAACCGGCTTCGCCCATCTAACGCCCACGCTGAAATCCCTCGGCTGCACCGTGCGCCAGATCGATCAGCTTTGGCTGGTCAAGGAAGCGGAGAAAGTCGATAAGAAGGAGATTGAGAAGGGACGTCTTTGGTTCGAAAAGCTGTTGGGCAAACGTTTGAAATACGATGGCCGCATGTTGACGCCGGAAACGTTGGAGCGGCAGATCGGCCTCTACCTCGCTATGCAGCATGTCAATGAAGACAAAGGCTTCGACTTTTGCGGCTTGAAAGGCCAACGCGAATTGACGGAGCACTATTGCCTCGGCGACGTCCCCGAAATGCTAATGAATGATCCCTACGACTGGCGGGGACCGAAAGAATCCGTTGTTTGCTCCACCGAAGCGGACGCCTACGCCGCCATCACCATGCAGCTGATGAAATACATCACCGGCGGAATGCCGGCGCTGTTCATGGATGTGCGGCTCTATCATCCCAAGCTGGATTTGTGGGACTGGTGCAATTCCGGCAATCATTCCAGCTGGTTCGCCGCCCAAAGCATGAAGCCGGAAGAGAATTTTAAAACCATCACTTTCCATCCGGCGTTGGAATTCTATTTCAAAGCGGGCGGCGCTTCCGTCGAGTTCGACGCCGCGCCCGGCCCCATGACGTTCGCCCGCCTTGGATTGTGGGACGAGAAGCCCTATATGGTCATCGTTCGCGGCGAGTCGAAAAAACTGCCCGCCGCCGAACGCAAGAAATTGAACGATATGACCAATCCCACCTGGCCCCACGTCCACGCCCAGTTGGAATGCGACTTCGAGGAATTTCTCAGCGTCTTCCCATGCAACCATGTGCTGGGCGCGGCGGGTGATATCGTTCAACCGCTGGTCTACCTCTGCGAAATCCGGGGAATCAAACCCATCGTCCTGGGTAAAACGAAAGATGGA